A single window of Cellulomonas sp. NTE-D12 DNA harbors:
- a CDS encoding sigma factor, which translates to MGDEADEALWALVVAGDAAPYGVLWDRHRDRVFRHLLWLGFAAQDAEDLSAATFLELWRRRGAVRFVDGSALPWLLATAHNLARNEARARRRYRRFLAALPAPEPAPDPAVLVDGIDAARDARVGAVLSAARPADGRLLALTAVEGFSVKDAAAAVGISESAAKMRLSRLRRRLALVIEGRPVPEGEVP; encoded by the coding sequence GTGGGCGATGAGGCGGACGAGGCGCTTTGGGCGCTGGTCGTCGCCGGTGATGCCGCCCCGTACGGGGTCCTGTGGGATCGGCATCGCGACCGGGTGTTTCGGCACCTGCTCTGGTTGGGGTTCGCAGCGCAGGACGCGGAGGACCTGAGCGCGGCGACGTTCCTTGAGCTGTGGCGCCGACGCGGGGCGGTCCGTTTCGTCGACGGTTCCGCGCTGCCGTGGTTGCTGGCCACGGCGCACAACCTGGCCCGTAACGAGGCGCGTGCTCGGCGTCGCTACCGCCGGTTCCTCGCCGCACTGCCGGCGCCGGAGCCGGCGCCGGACCCGGCAGTGCTGGTCGACGGCATTGACGCGGCGCGCGATGCCCGGGTTGGGGCGGTCTTGTCGGCGGCACGGCCGGCGGACGGCCGGCTGCTGGCGCTGACAGCGGTCGAGGGGTTCAGCGTGAAGGACGCCGCCGCTGCAGTGGGGATCAGTGAGTCCGCCGCGAAGATGCGCCTGTCGCGGCTGCGGCGCCGCCTGGCCCTGGTGATCGAGGGCCGCCCTGTCCCGGAGGGGGAAGTGCCATGA
- a CDS encoding competence protein CoiA family protein, producing the protein MGHDPLTLQVFNADADTRMVWAVHRDDPTNLVYVQDDEVDGPYRAWTKEHLACVVPGCTVPLTAAHRSRKRDGFVHRGPVDPATHNPESVLHQQGKAAILAWVRQAYPDVVIDPEVNLEGGQRRPDVLAVSEKGNRIAFEVQYSGLSVELWQSRHDWYMAHDITDVWLFGHTGTHFARAAAWTTADARLNAVQAAVMATGSPVWWINPVDATVAWAGTYRGFPSGPAEPVLVPADDTDVWLTICPLSEARLAKDGLRTDAYNQALDNRYRVQEAERRAEEDARQRAAAAQKAAELALAQAASRLTRSVVRRGVKPISDVDTLAKLWERSSTRARGLELFGDDLERLVLVPYPEIPSPYVGIDHRHWQTAAYLYALHQAKALANPTRVWISESQFIPGVDTLQMPYHAQALRYMVDDWARILRDREVLRPANVRVGRSRRWAMTAITAPPEPPGAFAVAVPVPTAEPVPPEVAAHEQPAPPPTAESTMVRRVRAIAATRARRGNRATRVAPVVDPSTVPTGHCLGCRAPLTDTDLAAGSRRHLGKWGCAGPL; encoded by the coding sequence GTGGGGCACGACCCGCTCACCTTGCAGGTGTTCAACGCCGACGCTGACACACGCATGGTCTGGGCCGTGCACCGGGACGACCCCACGAACCTGGTGTACGTCCAGGACGACGAGGTCGATGGCCCTTACCGGGCGTGGACCAAAGAGCATCTGGCGTGCGTGGTCCCCGGGTGCACCGTTCCGCTCACCGCCGCGCACCGATCTAGGAAGCGGGACGGGTTCGTCCACCGTGGGCCCGTGGACCCGGCGACCCACAACCCCGAGTCGGTCCTGCACCAGCAGGGCAAGGCGGCGATCCTCGCTTGGGTGCGTCAGGCGTACCCGGACGTGGTCATCGACCCGGAGGTAAACCTCGAGGGCGGCCAACGCCGGCCAGACGTGCTTGCGGTCTCCGAGAAAGGGAACCGGATCGCGTTCGAAGTGCAGTACAGCGGCCTGTCCGTGGAGCTGTGGCAGTCCCGTCACGACTGGTACATGGCTCACGACATCACCGATGTGTGGCTGTTCGGGCACACCGGCACGCACTTCGCCCGAGCGGCGGCCTGGACCACCGCAGATGCCAGGTTGAACGCGGTGCAGGCCGCCGTCATGGCCACGGGGTCCCCCGTGTGGTGGATCAACCCGGTGGACGCCACCGTCGCCTGGGCGGGCACCTACAGGGGCTTCCCCAGCGGGCCTGCAGAGCCTGTTCTGGTGCCGGCTGACGACACGGACGTGTGGCTGACGATCTGCCCCCTGAGTGAGGCGCGACTTGCCAAGGACGGGTTGCGGACCGACGCGTACAACCAAGCGCTCGACAACCGCTACCGGGTGCAGGAAGCCGAGCGGCGAGCCGAGGAAGACGCGCGACAGCGTGCGGCAGCAGCCCAGAAGGCGGCCGAGCTAGCCCTCGCTCAAGCTGCAAGCCGTCTCACCCGCTCGGTCGTGCGGCGGGGCGTCAAACCGATCAGTGACGTCGACACCCTCGCGAAGCTGTGGGAGCGCTCGTCGACCCGTGCCCGCGGTCTCGAACTGTTCGGTGACGACCTCGAGCGGCTCGTGCTGGTGCCGTACCCGGAGATCCCGTCCCCGTACGTGGGGATCGACCACCGGCATTGGCAGACGGCCGCCTACCTTTACGCCCTGCACCAAGCCAAAGCGCTGGCGAACCCCACCAGGGTGTGGATCAGCGAGAGCCAGTTCATCCCCGGCGTGGACACCCTCCAGATGCCGTACCACGCTCAGGCTCTCCGATACATGGTCGACGACTGGGCTCGGATCCTGCGCGACCGTGAAGTGCTGCGGCCCGCGAATGTTCGGGTTGGACGGTCGCGCAGGTGGGCCATGACCGCGATCACCGCCCCACCAGAGCCTCCCGGCGCGTTCGCCGTCGCCGTGCCCGTGCCAACGGCGGAGCCGGTCCCGCCAGAGGTCGCTGCCCACGAGCAGCCGGCACCGCCTCCCACGGCGGAGTCGACGATGGTCCGACGGGTCCGTGCCATCGCAGCGACCCGTGCTCGCCGGGGGAACCGCGCGACCCGGGTCGCACCGGTCGTGGACCCGTCCACCGTGCCCACCGGGCACTGCCTGGGCTGCCGTGCCCCGCTGACCGACACCGACCTGGCAGCCGGATCGCGCCGCCACTTGGGCAAGTGGGGCTGCGCGGGACCGCTATAG
- a CDS encoding helix-turn-helix domain-containing protein, with the protein MTTTDHADERPRLMLTIQEAADQLAISRTLCYQLIKSGSLATVRIGRLNRVPADELADFVARLRRGEPAFGA; encoded by the coding sequence ATGACCACCACCGACCACGCCGACGAGCGTCCGCGACTCATGCTCACCATCCAGGAAGCGGCCGACCAGCTCGCCATCAGCCGCACCCTCTGCTACCAGCTGATCAAGTCCGGCTCGCTGGCAACCGTCCGCATCGGCCGCCTCAACCGCGTGCCCGCCGACGAGCTCGCCGACTTCGTCGCGCGCCTGCGTCGCGGTGAACCCGCCTTCGGTGCGTAG
- a CDS encoding site-specific integrase has protein sequence MGTRAGNLRSSIYQGNDGRWYGYVTMGIKPDGSVDRRKRTAPSRQAVTRKVRELERQRDERSALPAGWTPRLEDWLHDWLKSTALRVRPSTLNGYTVDVENHIVPAIGRHRLADLEPEHIEHLYTVLLGKGLGAGSVHHVRRTLNKSLNDAVRRRRIARNPVTLAHTPRYDPPDIEPLTVNEAKRILRAAESERNGVAFMLAISLGLRRGEVLGLSWDDVNLDDGRLDVRRQLERRRWKHGCPDPLGCIAIRPAECPERTGGGLMLTELKTKQSRRTLPMPTPLVLALRRHRQQQREARIHAGSVWEETGLVFTNAYGRPVDPRDHSVHWTAFLDQLGIRPARLHDARHTAATLLLVQGVDQRVVMGMFGWTSAAMTTRYQHVVPELVNEASRRIANLLWGE, from the coding sequence GTGGGCACGCGCGCGGGAAACCTGCGCTCGTCGATCTACCAAGGCAACGACGGGCGCTGGTACGGCTACGTGACCATGGGCATCAAGCCCGACGGCTCGGTCGACCGGCGCAAGCGGACCGCCCCGTCGCGCCAGGCCGTCACCCGCAAGGTGCGCGAGCTGGAGCGTCAGCGTGACGAGCGCAGCGCCCTGCCGGCCGGATGGACGCCTCGGCTGGAGGACTGGCTGCACGACTGGCTGAAGTCGACCGCCTTGCGGGTACGGCCGAGCACACTCAACGGCTACACGGTCGACGTCGAGAACCACATCGTCCCGGCCATCGGGCGGCACCGGCTGGCCGACCTCGAGCCCGAGCACATCGAGCACCTCTACACGGTGCTGCTCGGCAAGGGTCTCGGCGCCGGCTCGGTCCACCACGTGCGTCGCACGCTCAACAAGTCGCTCAACGACGCGGTCCGCCGCCGACGGATCGCCCGGAACCCCGTCACGCTGGCTCACACCCCGCGCTACGACCCTCCGGACATCGAGCCGCTGACGGTCAACGAGGCCAAGCGGATCCTGCGAGCCGCCGAGTCCGAGCGCAACGGCGTCGCGTTCATGCTCGCCATCAGCCTGGGCCTTCGACGCGGAGAGGTTCTCGGGCTGTCGTGGGACGACGTCAACCTCGACGACGGTCGGCTCGACGTCCGCCGACAGCTCGAACGACGCCGATGGAAGCACGGCTGCCCTGATCCGCTCGGGTGTATCGCGATCAGGCCGGCCGAGTGCCCCGAGCGCACCGGCGGCGGACTCATGCTCACCGAGCTCAAGACGAAGCAGTCGCGGCGCACCCTGCCGATGCCGACGCCGCTCGTCCTCGCCCTGCGGCGGCACCGGCAGCAGCAGCGCGAGGCCCGCATCCACGCGGGCTCGGTGTGGGAGGAGACCGGCCTGGTGTTCACCAACGCCTACGGCCGACCGGTGGACCCGCGTGACCACTCGGTCCACTGGACTGCGTTCCTCGATCAGCTCGGCATCCGCCCGGCCCGTCTGCACGACGCCCGCCACACCGCGGCGACGCTGCTCCTCGTCCAGGGAGTCGACCAGCGGGTGGTGATGGGCATGTTCGGCTGGACCTCCGCCGCCATGACGACGCGCTACCAGCACGTCGTCCCGGAGCTGGTCAACGAGGCGAGCCGCCGCATTGCGAACTTGCTCTGGGGCGAATAG
- the mobF gene encoding MobF family relaxase, whose product MLAIRKLSVGDGYQYLSRQVAAGDVQVAKTAALTDYYAASGTSPGRWYGNGLKGLAGAIKPGDVVTPEAMTRLFRDGSDPTSGEALGLPFDAQRGGTGKAVAGFDLVFTVPKSASVLWALGDEATRKAVVAAHHAALAQSIKFLEDKVVRTRVGAGGVRQIRSVGLLAAAFEHVDSRLNDPNLHTHLVVANKVQGPDGKWRALDGRTMLAATVAVSELYDGLYADELSRRIPVCWHLRDRGERRIRAFAIDGVSDELLGHFSGRAAQVDLAQRAWEARFTARRGRTPTPLEVVKKRDQLTRATRPTKVLRPLSELFEEWANRARALTGREPRDLAARALHGDYGRPLAAHDVADETYAALVSRVVADVQARAATFTEWNLSAAAARATRELRMASPEQRLALVGRLVVGAAAHCVRLDDGHVGRIGEQRYSTPLILAAERDLMTTAAAPLPLGVPNHIQVRWAWRDGPPLSSDQQDAVAAVLTSGRVVDTVVGAAGTGKTTTLRAVADGWQLFHPCEILALAPSATAAHVLGDALGIRAETAAKWLYESLRPAPDRQWRLSLGQLVILDEASLADTPTLAAITRQAAEAGAKLLLVGDPAQRPAVGPGGGFGMLAHQHTTARLTVLHRFVHPWEAEATLQVRIGDPGVIGTYVREGRITEGTPDELLDKVVAAAAEDAASGRSVLLEAADNHTVHELNLRAQALAVLVGRVEGGQGVPLADDASARVGDRVVTRRNDRRLRAPDGYVRNGDLWEVAATGADGSLTVRSLQSGDGGGNAVRLPARYVVEHVELGYATTIARSQGSTVDITRTVVTPAMAREDLYVAITRGREHNQIYVPVVPDDPDCPPGRPAEQTAAETLRAVLSTTRAPMTALETWAAHHPGEPLPVLVNQPQPVLTPTYPPMRPSPSTAMPGRAPAGRVVEL is encoded by the coding sequence GTGCTCGCGATCCGCAAGCTGAGCGTCGGTGACGGCTACCAGTACCTGTCCCGTCAGGTCGCCGCGGGCGACGTGCAGGTAGCGAAGACCGCAGCACTCACCGACTACTACGCCGCCTCGGGAACGTCGCCAGGCCGCTGGTACGGCAACGGGCTCAAAGGGCTCGCCGGCGCAATCAAGCCGGGCGACGTGGTGACGCCAGAGGCGATGACGCGCCTCTTCCGCGACGGCAGCGACCCGACGTCCGGCGAGGCACTCGGTCTCCCGTTCGATGCCCAGCGGGGCGGTACCGGCAAGGCAGTCGCCGGGTTCGATCTCGTGTTCACGGTGCCGAAGTCGGCGTCGGTCCTGTGGGCGCTGGGCGACGAGGCAACCCGCAAGGCGGTGGTCGCCGCCCACCACGCGGCGCTGGCACAGTCGATCAAGTTCCTGGAGGACAAGGTTGTCCGGACCCGCGTCGGCGCCGGCGGTGTGCGACAGATCCGCTCGGTCGGCCTCCTCGCGGCGGCCTTCGAGCACGTCGATTCGCGACTGAACGATCCCAATCTGCACACGCATCTCGTCGTCGCCAACAAGGTCCAGGGTCCCGATGGGAAGTGGCGTGCGCTCGACGGCCGCACGATGCTCGCAGCCACGGTCGCCGTCAGTGAGCTCTACGACGGTCTGTACGCCGACGAGCTGTCCCGACGCATCCCCGTCTGCTGGCACCTGCGCGACCGCGGGGAGCGGCGGATCCGCGCCTTCGCGATCGACGGGGTGTCCGACGAGTTGCTCGGCCACTTCTCCGGACGCGCTGCGCAGGTCGACCTGGCTCAGAGGGCCTGGGAGGCCCGCTTCACCGCCCGGCGCGGCCGCACGCCCACGCCCCTGGAGGTAGTCAAGAAGCGCGACCAGCTCACTCGCGCCACCCGGCCGACGAAGGTGCTGCGACCGCTGAGTGAGCTGTTCGAGGAGTGGGCCAATCGGGCACGAGCCCTGACCGGACGGGAACCACGGGATCTCGCGGCACGCGCGCTGCACGGCGACTACGGCCGGCCTCTCGCGGCGCACGACGTCGCCGACGAGACGTACGCCGCCCTCGTCTCCCGGGTCGTCGCCGACGTGCAGGCACGGGCCGCGACCTTCACCGAGTGGAACCTGAGCGCCGCTGCAGCCCGTGCGACTCGCGAGCTACGCATGGCCTCACCCGAGCAACGCCTGGCACTCGTCGGCCGCCTGGTCGTCGGCGCGGCCGCCCACTGCGTGCGCCTCGACGACGGCCACGTCGGCCGCATCGGCGAGCAGCGCTACTCGACCCCGCTGATCCTGGCCGCCGAGCGAGACCTGATGACCACCGCGGCGGCACCGCTGCCCCTCGGCGTCCCGAACCACATCCAGGTTCGATGGGCTTGGCGCGACGGACCCCCGTTGAGCTCCGACCAGCAAGATGCCGTCGCCGCGGTCCTCACCTCTGGCCGGGTGGTCGACACCGTCGTCGGCGCGGCGGGCACGGGCAAGACGACGACGCTGCGCGCCGTCGCCGACGGCTGGCAGCTGTTCCACCCCTGCGAGATCCTCGCGCTCGCGCCGTCGGCTACCGCGGCGCACGTGCTCGGGGACGCGTTGGGCATCCGGGCCGAGACAGCCGCAAAGTGGCTGTACGAGTCGCTCCGGCCAGCCCCGGATCGCCAGTGGCGGCTGTCGCTCGGACAGCTCGTCATCCTCGACGAGGCATCCCTCGCCGACACCCCGACCCTGGCGGCTATCACCCGGCAAGCCGCCGAGGCCGGCGCCAAGCTCCTCCTCGTCGGCGATCCCGCACAGCGGCCCGCCGTCGGGCCCGGGGGCGGGTTCGGCATGCTCGCCCACCAGCACACAACCGCCCGGCTGACGGTGCTGCACCGCTTCGTCCACCCATGGGAGGCCGAGGCCACCCTGCAGGTCCGCATCGGGGACCCGGGGGTGATTGGTACCTACGTGCGCGAAGGGCGCATCACCGAGGGAACCCCCGACGAGCTGCTCGACAAGGTGGTGGCCGCAGCCGCGGAGGACGCCGCCTCCGGGCGCTCCGTTCTCCTCGAGGCGGCGGACAACCACACTGTCCACGAGCTCAACCTTCGGGCACAGGCGCTCGCCGTCCTCGTCGGTCGAGTCGAGGGTGGCCAGGGCGTACCGCTGGCAGACGACGCGTCGGCCAGAGTCGGCGACCGCGTTGTCACCCGCCGCAACGATCGACGCCTTCGGGCACCGGACGGCTACGTCCGCAACGGCGACCTGTGGGAGGTGGCGGCGACCGGCGCGGACGGGTCCCTGACGGTCCGTTCGCTGCAATCCGGAGACGGCGGAGGCAACGCCGTCCGGCTGCCGGCCCGATACGTCGTCGAGCACGTCGAACTCGGCTACGCCACGACCATCGCGCGGTCCCAGGGCTCAACCGTGGACATCACCCGCACCGTGGTCACCCCCGCGATGGCCCGGGAGGACCTCTACGTGGCGATTACGCGCGGGCGCGAGCACAACCAGATCTACGTGCCGGTGGTCCCCGACGACCCCGACTGCCCACCGGGTCGGCCCGCCGAACAGACCGCTGCGGAGACGTTGCGCGCCGTGCTCAGCACCACGCGAGCACCCATGACGGCCCTCGAGACCTGGGCCGCTCACCACCCGGGGGAGCCGCTGCCCGTCCTGGTGAACCAACCACAACCCGTTCTGACGCCGACCTATCCACCGATGCGGCCCAGCCCCTCGACAGCAATGCCTGGGAGGGCACCTGCTGGACGAGTGGTCGAGCTGTGA
- a CDS encoding TetR/AcrR family transcriptional regulator — MAESTVQIPTVAPVRRSLRVTGKRRPGTAERILDVAGDLFAAEGVRAVSTNRIASTARISPGNLYYWYADRQAIVRALFARYAKAHAAVWDGIDPDNVTPERLDRLVAAGARITADHPYFARDLITLVRDDEELAEAYRAVRVQRRELFGRVARGWRARGVLVPVGDDRLDHVVEALLVLAESWWAFAQLDDERPEPVEGERLIRALIEPYLVPGVQGAPGPSSVPLAADAGR, encoded by the coding sequence ATGGCCGAGTCCACCGTGCAGATCCCCACCGTCGCCCCCGTCCGCCGCAGCCTGCGCGTCACCGGCAAGCGCCGCCCCGGCACCGCCGAGCGGATCCTCGACGTGGCGGGTGACCTGTTCGCGGCGGAGGGCGTCCGCGCCGTCTCCACCAACCGGATCGCGTCCACCGCCCGGATCAGCCCCGGCAACCTCTACTACTGGTACGCCGACCGCCAGGCGATCGTCCGCGCGCTGTTCGCCCGCTACGCCAAGGCGCACGCGGCGGTGTGGGACGGGATCGACCCGGACAACGTCACCCCGGAGCGGCTCGACCGGCTCGTGGCGGCCGGCGCGCGGATCACGGCGGACCACCCGTACTTCGCGCGGGACCTGATCACGCTGGTCCGCGACGACGAGGAGCTCGCCGAGGCCTACCGGGCGGTGCGGGTCCAGCGCCGCGAGCTGTTCGGGCGGGTCGCGCGCGGCTGGCGGGCGCGTGGCGTGCTGGTCCCGGTGGGCGACGACCGGCTGGACCACGTCGTCGAGGCGCTGCTGGTGCTCGCCGAGTCGTGGTGGGCCTTCGCGCAGCTGGACGACGAGCGGCCCGAACCGGTCGAGGGCGAGCGCCTGATCAGGGCGCTCATCGAGCCGTACCTCGTCCCGGGCGTGCAGGGGGCGCCTGGGCCGTCGTCCGTCCCGCTCGCGGCGGACGCAGGACGATGA